One Telluria mixta DNA window includes the following coding sequences:
- a CDS encoding YkgJ family cysteine cluster protein: MSDTSENPCLSCGACCMTYRVSFYWADADARGLPPALTEQVNAHYSCMAGTNAKAPRCAALRGEPGGQYACSVYEQRPEPCREVQIGDAKCLQARARHALPALS, translated from the coding sequence ATGAGCGACACCAGCGAGAATCCCTGCCTGTCGTGCGGCGCCTGCTGCATGACCTACCGCGTCTCTTTTTATTGGGCCGACGCCGACGCGCGCGGCCTGCCGCCCGCGCTCACGGAGCAGGTCAACGCGCATTACTCGTGCATGGCCGGCACGAATGCGAAAGCGCCCAGGTGCGCCGCCCTGCGGGGCGAGCCCGGCGGCCAGTACGCGTGCAGCGTGTACGAGCAGCGGCCCGAACCCTGCCGCGAAGTCCAGATCGGCGACGCCAAGTGCCTGCAGGCACGTGCGCGCCACGCCCTGCCCGCCCTGTCCTGA
- a CDS encoding methyl-accepting chemotaxis protein yields MFHNLSIRNKLVAGFGAIVAIILCLLILAYHHFARLSEANLWNRHTLEVLRELDTIATSVLQIQSSTRGYLLTGNENLVTPIRNEYAAARAHVKRAQAITTDNAQQQERLRHLDTLLVTWMDQVVAPQLERRRTAGATMTAQIEAGVLAGTSSVASLREVLDDVEAEENRLLVQRQKDTDELRQTMRTLLATGGIICVLLASLVSTLLVRSISRPLHSLMHAAGEIAGGVHGARAQVLSRDELGQVALEFNRMAQAIEDSQAKELAATNELRAKVDMLLDVVSRAARGDLTGTVNIAGSDAIGRLGEGVGTMLGNLRTLLSNVQRAGIQVTTSATQIAASARQQEATGIEQAQTTVEVLSTTREISANTTQLLRTMEEAGEVADYTTAATTEAQDNLKRMDQSMQQMVAATDAITAKLATLSEKASNINSVLTTITKVADQTNILSLNAAIEAEKAGEAGRGFAVVATEIRRLADQTSVSTWDIEQMLKEMQSAVSASVMGMDKFTEDIRRSVDEARHVAEQLSGMTDQVRKLAPRFDLVLQGMQSQAVGASQITATMTQLSDASQQTVDSLKATSEAVHQLQYAASDLQQSVATFAVNAA; encoded by the coding sequence ATGTTTCACAACTTGAGCATCAGGAACAAACTGGTCGCCGGCTTCGGCGCGATCGTCGCGATCATCCTGTGCCTGCTCATCCTCGCCTATCACCATTTCGCCCGGCTGTCCGAGGCGAACCTGTGGAACCGCCACACGCTCGAGGTGCTGCGCGAACTCGACACGATCGCGACGTCGGTATTGCAGATCCAGTCGTCCACGCGCGGCTATCTGTTGACCGGCAACGAGAACCTGGTGACACCGATCCGCAACGAATACGCGGCGGCGCGTGCCCACGTGAAGCGCGCGCAGGCGATCACCACCGACAACGCCCAGCAGCAGGAACGGTTGCGCCACCTGGACACGCTGCTCGTCACGTGGATGGATCAGGTGGTCGCCCCGCAGCTCGAACGGCGCCGGACCGCCGGCGCGACCATGACGGCGCAGATCGAGGCCGGGGTACTGGCCGGCACGAGTTCCGTGGCCAGCCTGCGCGAGGTACTGGACGACGTCGAAGCCGAGGAAAACCGCCTGCTGGTCCAGCGCCAGAAGGACACCGACGAGCTGCGCCAGACCATGCGGACGCTGCTGGCCACCGGCGGCATCATCTGCGTGCTGCTGGCCAGTCTCGTATCCACTCTCCTCGTGCGCAGCATCTCGCGTCCGCTGCACAGCCTGATGCATGCGGCCGGCGAGATCGCCGGCGGCGTGCACGGTGCCCGCGCCCAGGTGCTGTCGCGCGACGAACTGGGCCAGGTGGCGCTGGAATTCAACCGCATGGCCCAGGCCATCGAGGACAGCCAGGCGAAGGAGCTCGCCGCGACGAACGAATTGCGCGCCAAGGTCGACATGCTGTTGGACGTCGTCTCGCGCGCCGCACGCGGCGACCTGACGGGCACCGTCAACATCGCGGGCAGCGACGCCATCGGCCGCCTCGGCGAAGGCGTGGGCACGATGCTGGGCAATCTGCGTACCCTGCTGAGCAACGTGCAGCGTGCTGGCATCCAGGTCACCACGTCGGCCACGCAGATCGCCGCGTCCGCGCGCCAGCAGGAGGCGACCGGGATCGAGCAGGCCCAGACGACCGTCGAGGTGCTGTCGACCACGCGCGAGATCTCGGCCAACACGACGCAGCTGCTGCGCACGATGGAAGAAGCGGGCGAAGTCGCCGATTACACGACGGCGGCCACGACCGAAGCGCAGGACAATCTCAAGCGCATGGACCAGTCGATGCAGCAGATGGTCGCGGCCACCGACGCGATCACCGCCAAGCTCGCGACCCTGTCGGAAAAAGCCAGCAACATCAACAGCGTGCTGACGACGATCACCAAGGTCGCCGACCAGACCAACATCCTGTCGCTGAATGCCGCCATCGAGGCCGAGAAGGCCGGCGAGGCGGGCCGCGGTTTCGCCGTCGTCGCCACCGAGATCCGGCGCCTGGCCGACCAGACCTCCGTCTCCACGTGGGACATCGAGCAGATGCTGAAGGAGATGCAGTCCGCCGTCTCGGCCAGCGTCATGGGCATGGACAAGTTTACCGAGGACATCCGCCGCAGCGTGGACGAGGCGCGCCACGTGGCCGAGCAGCTGTCGGGCATGACAGACCAGGTGCGCAAGCTGGCACCCCGCTTCGACCTCGTGCTGCAGGGGATGCAGTCGCAGGCCGTCGGCGCGTCGCAGATCACGGCGACGATGACGCAGCTGTCCGACGCCAGCCAGCAGACCGTCGACTCGCTGAAAGCGACCAGTGAGGCCGTGCACCAGCTGCAGTATGCGGCCTCCGACCTGCAGCAGTCCGTCGCGACGTTCGCCGTCAATGCAGCATGA
- a CDS encoding chemotaxis protein CheW, which produces MKTMVFHIGRERYALPLASVLRVLPVARLKALPGAPHFVPGLLDLHGEAIPVIDVSRLAGTPPDAVRYDTRILLVEIDAAGRRRRLGLKAEHVVGVASIDGELADAGVASAPWLGQVAPGADGMLQLLDPGRLLAPDVEAQLFGAGA; this is translated from the coding sequence ATGAAGACGATGGTGTTCCACATCGGCCGTGAACGCTATGCGCTGCCCCTGGCGAGCGTGCTGCGCGTGCTGCCGGTGGCGCGCCTGAAGGCGCTGCCGGGCGCGCCGCATTTCGTGCCCGGCCTGCTGGACCTGCACGGCGAAGCGATCCCCGTGATCGACGTGTCGCGCCTGGCCGGCACGCCGCCGGACGCCGTGCGCTACGACACCCGCATCCTGCTCGTCGAGATCGACGCGGCCGGACGCCGGCGCCGCCTGGGCCTGAAGGCCGAGCACGTGGTCGGCGTCGCGTCCATCGACGGGGAACTGGCCGACGCCGGCGTGGCCAGCGCGCCGTGGCTCGGGCAGGTCGCGCCCGGCGCGGACGGCATGCTGCAACTGCTCGACCCGGGCCGCCTGCTGGCGCCCGACGTCGAGGCGCAGCTGTTCGGAGCAGGCGCATGA
- a CDS encoding CheR family methyltransferase — protein sequence MNLTMRLRAATSLDLSVATVERAVRERMRSGGAGIDYDPQPGTQEFDALVDLVVVPESWILRDPAVFETALRFVQTRLLTRPGRQVRVLSLPCAGGEEPYSLAMLLARAGVNPGQCRIDAIDLSHAAITRARAGRYTRNAFRGDDQGLRARFFTEDGDEQVIGPEPRDYVAFAQANLFDLDPAVTGTYDLVFCRNLLIYFDTATQQRAAARLAALLADDGLLLAGYAETPALCRHGFAPRTPRDTFALRKRGRRAADIRRAPQPHLATSPAASPAPRPPVPLGPVAPPAPRDLLAEAKAHADAGRLAQAEDACRALLTIRADDAEAWFLLGLTAECAGRPRDAENSWRRCVYLDPEHYEALCALALLAEQRRDVAQGASLRERAARVHARRGRQHA from the coding sequence ATGAATCTGACGATGCGCCTGCGCGCCGCCACGAGCCTCGACCTGAGCGTCGCCACGGTCGAACGGGCCGTGCGCGAGCGCATGCGCAGCGGCGGCGCCGGCATCGATTACGACCCGCAGCCCGGCACACAAGAATTCGACGCGCTCGTCGACCTCGTCGTCGTGCCGGAGTCGTGGATCCTGCGCGACCCCGCCGTGTTCGAGACCGCGCTGCGCTTCGTGCAGACGCGTTTGCTGACGCGGCCCGGGCGGCAGGTCCGCGTGCTGTCGCTGCCGTGCGCCGGCGGCGAGGAACCGTATTCGCTCGCGATGCTGCTGGCGCGCGCGGGCGTCAACCCCGGGCAATGCCGCATCGACGCGATCGACCTGTCGCACGCCGCGATCACCCGCGCCCGCGCCGGAAGATATACGCGCAACGCGTTCCGCGGCGACGACCAGGGCTTGCGCGCGCGCTTCTTCACCGAGGACGGCGACGAGCAGGTGATCGGCCCGGAACCGCGCGACTATGTCGCCTTCGCCCAGGCGAACCTGTTCGACCTCGACCCCGCCGTCACGGGCACCTATGACCTGGTGTTCTGCCGCAACCTGCTGATCTACTTCGACACGGCCACGCAACAGCGGGCGGCCGCACGCCTGGCCGCGCTGCTGGCCGACGACGGCCTGCTGCTGGCCGGCTACGCCGAAACTCCGGCCCTGTGCCGCCACGGCTTCGCGCCGCGCACGCCGCGCGACACGTTCGCGCTGCGCAAGCGCGGCCGGCGCGCGGCGGACATCCGGCGCGCGCCCCAGCCGCATCTGGCCACATCGCCGGCCGCGTCGCCTGCGCCACGTCCGCCCGTGCCCCTTGGGCCTGTTGCGCCACCCGCCCCGCGCGACCTGCTGGCCGAAGCGAAAGCCCACGCCGACGCCGGCCGCCTGGCGCAGGCGGAAGACGCGTGCCGCGCGCTGCTCACCATCCGCGCGGACGATGCCGAAGCGTGGTTCCTGCTGGGGCTCACGGCCGAATGCGCGGGGCGGCCGCGGGATGCGGAAAACAGCTGGCGGCGCTGCGTCTACCTCGATCCCGAGCATTACGAAGCCTTGTGCGCGCTGGCCCTGCTCGCCGAACAGCGCCGCGACGTCGCCCAGGGGGCGAGCCTGCGCGAGCGCGCCGCGCGCGTGCATGCGCGGCGCGGGAGGCAGCACGCATGA
- a CDS encoding chemotaxis protein CheW yields the protein MKQLPVRAWNEDACWRRIGVMGDRSCPELARHVHCRNCPVYAGAAQHNLQRPVDADYRDAWARELARPEPPPARTDAAALAFRIGREWLAVAMALAVEVAPPAPAHRVPHRSRGALLGIVNVGGRLLPAVSLARLMNVDTDGIPPPPGRHAFARLLVLTLGPHRYALPVDEVHGVVRHAQDAMSPPAANVGHAPPGLVAGMIADSAIEAGLLDTARLRSELETLLR from the coding sequence ATGAAGCAACTGCCGGTCCGCGCGTGGAACGAAGACGCCTGCTGGCGCCGCATCGGCGTCATGGGCGACCGCAGCTGCCCCGAACTCGCGCGCCACGTCCATTGCCGCAACTGCCCCGTGTACGCGGGCGCCGCCCAGCACAACCTGCAGCGTCCCGTCGACGCCGACTATCGCGACGCGTGGGCCCGCGAACTGGCGCGGCCCGAACCGCCGCCGGCGCGCACGGACGCCGCCGCGCTGGCGTTCCGCATCGGCCGCGAGTGGCTGGCCGTGGCGATGGCCCTCGCCGTCGAAGTCGCTCCGCCGGCGCCCGCGCACCGCGTGCCGCACCGCAGCCGCGGCGCCCTGCTCGGCATCGTCAATGTCGGCGGCCGCCTGCTGCCGGCCGTGTCGCTCGCGCGCCTGATGAACGTGGACACGGACGGCATCCCGCCCCCGCCGGGCCGCCACGCGTTCGCGCGCCTGCTCGTGCTCACCCTCGGTCCCCACCGCTATGCGCTGCCGGTCGATGAAGTCCACGGCGTGGTGCGCCACGCGCAGGACGCGATGAGCCCGCCCGCCGCCAACGTCGGCCACGCGCCGCCCGGCCTCGTCGCCGGCATGATCGCCGACAGCGCCATCGAGGCCGGCCTGCTCGACACGGCCCGTTTGCGCTCCGAGCTGGAGACGTTGCTGCGATGA